From a single Gimesia fumaroli genomic region:
- a CDS encoding FAD-dependent oxidoreductase: MLSVYTKMVRPALVMILLFVVTTTVNAKEIKPSQVQPAYDVVVYGGASGGIAAALQAKRMGKSVLLIEPGSHLGGLSSGGLGATDIGNKAAIGGIAREFYSALGTHYSQPESWIYQKASEYQSRRKKSNEAEMWTFEPHVAEATFEKMLDDESVPVLKRQRLDLKQGVQKQGARIGSIKMESGLVINGKVFIDATYEGDLMAVAGVSYHVGRESNVTYGETLNGIQTQNAVYHQFIKPVDPYVIPGDPKSGLLPGVQQEGPGGEDGEGDHRVQAYCFRMCTTDVPENQREWVKPDNYDPLRYELLLRNFEAGDHRAPWAPSLMPNRKTDTNNNFAISTDNIGMNYEYPNADYQKRAEIIQEHLTYQQGLMWTLANSPRVPAAVRKKFQTWKPAKDEFQDTEGWPFQLYIREARRMISEYVMTEKNCMSEIVAEDSVGMAAYTMDSHNQQRYAINGKTLNEGDVQVGVPHPYPISYRSIRPKKAECENLLVPVAMAASHIAYGSIRMEPVFMVLGQSAATAACQAIDADKAVQDIDYPQLRKRLLQDKQVLAWNGPRRVPPIRVAQLKGIVVDDRDAKATLGWKKSSSNTPYVAYGYQHDSDSNKGEMQVTFSANIPESGLYNVRVYYAPNSNRATNTPYTVQHSNGSKTILVNQRQKPNQGEYHSLGRFAFEKGKQEVLVITNKGTNGHVIVDALQLVPIKTN; encoded by the coding sequence ATGCTCTCTGTTTATACGAAAATGGTCCGCCCCGCGTTAGTAATGATTCTGTTATTCGTCGTTACTACGACAGTGAATGCGAAGGAAATCAAGCCGAGCCAGGTACAGCCTGCTTATGATGTTGTCGTCTACGGTGGAGCCTCCGGAGGGATAGCCGCGGCCCTTCAGGCAAAACGAATGGGGAAATCTGTGTTATTAATCGAGCCGGGAAGCCATCTGGGAGGGTTGTCTTCCGGAGGCCTGGGGGCGACGGATATTGGAAATAAGGCGGCGATCGGGGGGATTGCCCGCGAGTTTTACAGCGCATTGGGTACGCATTACAGTCAACCTGAATCCTGGATCTATCAGAAAGCATCCGAGTATCAAAGCCGTCGCAAAAAGAGTAATGAAGCGGAAATGTGGACGTTCGAGCCACATGTAGCCGAAGCAACATTTGAAAAAATGCTCGATGATGAGTCGGTGCCGGTTTTAAAACGTCAGCGTCTGGACCTGAAGCAGGGTGTTCAAAAACAAGGGGCACGCATCGGTTCCATCAAAATGGAAAGTGGTCTGGTCATCAATGGTAAGGTATTCATAGATGCAACATACGAAGGTGACCTGATGGCGGTTGCCGGCGTATCCTACCATGTCGGACGTGAATCAAATGTGACATATGGTGAAACACTCAATGGAATTCAAACTCAAAATGCCGTTTATCATCAGTTTATCAAACCAGTTGATCCGTATGTCATCCCCGGTGATCCGAAAAGTGGTTTATTGCCGGGAGTCCAGCAGGAAGGTCCCGGCGGTGAGGATGGCGAAGGCGATCATCGCGTGCAGGCTTACTGTTTTCGGATGTGTACGACCGATGTTCCAGAAAATCAGCGGGAGTGGGTGAAACCCGACAATTATGATCCACTGCGTTATGAACTATTGCTGCGAAATTTTGAAGCAGGCGACCATCGTGCTCCCTGGGCACCCAGCCTGATGCCGAACCGGAAAACCGATACGAATAATAACTTTGCGATCTCAACTGATAATATCGGGATGAATTACGAATATCCAAATGCCGACTATCAGAAGCGTGCGGAGATTATTCAGGAGCATTTAACCTACCAGCAGGGACTTATGTGGACGCTGGCGAATTCCCCTCGGGTTCCCGCAGCAGTTCGCAAGAAGTTTCAGACCTGGAAGCCGGCCAAAGACGAATTCCAGGATACAGAGGGCTGGCCGTTCCAGCTTTACATTCGCGAAGCGCGGCGGATGATTTCGGAATATGTGATGACGGAAAAGAACTGTATGTCCGAAATCGTAGCGGAAGACAGCGTAGGAATGGCCGCTTACACAATGGACTCGCACAATCAGCAGCGTTATGCCATCAATGGAAAAACATTGAATGAAGGCGACGTCCAGGTGGGGGTGCCGCATCCTTATCCGATTTCCTATCGTTCGATTCGTCCGAAAAAAGCAGAATGTGAAAACCTACTGGTTCCGGTCGCGATGGCCGCATCGCACATCGCCTATGGTTCGATTCGTATGGAACCAGTCTTCATGGTGCTCGGGCAATCCGCGGCGACAGCCGCCTGTCAGGCCATCGATGCGGACAAAGCTGTACAGGATATTGACTATCCCCAGCTGCGCAAGCGACTATTACAGGATAAACAGGTTCTGGCCTGGAATGGTCCGCGACGTGTTCCCCCGATTCGCGTTGCTCAACTAAAAGGGATTGTAGTTGATGACCGGGATGCCAAAGCGACGTTAGGCTGGAAAAAAAGTTCATCGAATACTCCTTATGTTGCGTATGGATATCAGCATGATAGCGATAGCAACAAGGGGGAAATGCAGGTCACTTTTTCCGCGAACATCCCCGAAAGCGGTTTGTACAACGTTCGCGTTTATTACGCACCTAATTCCAATCGAGCCACAAATACCCCCTATACCGTCCAGCATTCCAATGGTTCCAAAACGATTCTGGTGAATCAGCGACAAAAACCGAATCAAGGTGAATATCATTCACTGGGAAGATTTGCGTTTGAAAAAGGAAAACAGGAAGTTCTGGTGATTACCAATAAAGGGACCAACGGGCATGTCATTGTCGATGCCTTGCAACTGGTTCCCATAAAAACGAACTAA
- a CDS encoding DUF1570 domain-containing protein, translating into MRNGIFKYIVSLLIFTFTCTLGITNLQADLFTYVDESGKTETIEATLYGSGKYRGEMQHGLLKPDGYLEMVPQGKIKKRVLKAAPQPLTAEQMSEGLLKKFGSEKFRFHLQEPFVVGVVLAAPLDGSDRTELRVKTFLEKAGRFMHNVEVIFETYARKMNIDLKEYEFPMAMLIFESDDDFEKYAKETSSLGEGVENVLAYYSHISNNLILRMSECSSFETPLHEAIHLQTTNRGVAKRLAPVPSWFMEGIATGFEGKGDRINVSPDRINSHYALLSGVAKLLNWGHVVSYNGAFSGSILSGDAYVHAWGLHWMLVTQYPKEYVEYIKNISSKEPFEKLTPKEQYDEFVEIMKVRPESLHLQFKVKLVRAILDQKVKLPPLDDRTVHLEKHKQEMAIVKMTATSYSRLAPPRIEGWLQNISPFRPMTFHVTVQTDAGTYAEWYLPEVGIRKKIKLKAKNADQLMRGGRGGSWQTYHVEVESAYPNSEIAKEWAAGKLPVPVVSRRVQVTPSN; encoded by the coding sequence ATGCGAAACGGCATTTTCAAATACATTGTAAGCCTGCTGATTTTTACCTTCACTTGCACTTTGGGGATTACCAATCTTCAGGCTGACCTCTTCACATACGTGGATGAGTCGGGCAAGACCGAGACGATTGAAGCAACGCTCTACGGTTCGGGGAAATATCGTGGAGAGATGCAGCATGGCCTGTTGAAACCAGATGGCTATCTGGAAATGGTGCCGCAGGGGAAAATTAAAAAACGGGTTCTCAAAGCAGCACCGCAACCGCTGACTGCCGAGCAGATGTCGGAGGGGTTGTTGAAAAAGTTTGGTAGTGAAAAATTCCGCTTTCATCTACAGGAGCCGTTTGTCGTTGGCGTTGTGCTGGCGGCGCCACTGGATGGTTCTGATAGAACCGAACTACGCGTTAAAACGTTCCTGGAAAAGGCAGGGCGTTTCATGCATAACGTGGAGGTCATCTTCGAGACCTATGCCCGAAAGATGAATATTGATCTGAAGGAATATGAGTTTCCGATGGCGATGCTCATTTTCGAGTCGGATGACGATTTTGAAAAATATGCCAAAGAAACGTCTTCGCTCGGAGAAGGAGTTGAAAATGTACTCGCCTATTATTCGCATATTTCCAACAACCTGATTCTCAGAATGAGTGAGTGCAGTTCTTTTGAAACGCCGTTACACGAAGCCATTCATTTGCAGACAACCAATCGCGGAGTTGCCAAGCGGCTGGCGCCGGTTCCGTCCTGGTTTATGGAAGGCATTGCCACTGGTTTTGAAGGCAAAGGGGATCGTATAAATGTCAGTCCTGATCGAATTAATTCTCATTATGCGTTGCTTTCTGGAGTCGCTAAATTATTGAACTGGGGGCATGTGGTTTCCTACAATGGTGCCTTCAGTGGAAGTATTTTATCTGGCGATGCCTACGTCCACGCCTGGGGATTACATTGGATGCTGGTTACCCAGTATCCGAAAGAATATGTCGAATACATAAAAAATATTTCATCAAAAGAGCCCTTCGAAAAATTAACGCCGAAGGAGCAATATGATGAGTTTGTCGAAATCATGAAAGTTCGTCCGGAATCCCTGCATCTCCAGTTTAAGGTGAAACTGGTGAGAGCAATTCTGGATCAAAAAGTGAAATTGCCCCCCTTGGATGATCGAACTGTGCATCTGGAAAAACACAAACAGGAGATGGCCATCGTGAAAATGACGGCAACCTCCTATTCACGTCTTGCGCCGCCTCGCATTGAAGGCTGGCTACAGAACATCTCGCCATTTCGTCCGATGACGTTTCATGTCACCGTACAGACTGATGCGGGCACCTATGCAGAGTGGTATTTACCGGAAGTGGGAATTCGCAAGAAAATCAAACTGAAAGCAAAGAATGCTGATCAATTGATGCGTGGCGGCAGAGGAGGCAGTTGGCAAACGTACCACGTGGAAGTTGAGTCGGCTTATCCCAATAGTGAAATTGCTAAAGAATGGGCTGCGGGGAAATTGCCTGTTCCCGTTGTTTCTCGTAGAGTACAAGTTACTCCCTCAAATTGA
- a CDS encoding sugar phosphate isomerase/epimerase family protein: protein MKLSLSVRIAEAACKTKLNIPFSEITAIAADLGYSALCMRASVAGVHSSQEELEQVRSIVDQAGLVVSMVTADLNIPQNNDQAPDALKNIEPSLHVAEVLGSRMVRICLKTEADIVHAQRAADQAAERGMQLVHQFHPACLFEEVERSVAVLKQIDRPNVGLIYEPASLLMCGQEYGEATLRQILPWLMNVYVQNLVITDDGPDHLETWCLGDRPFQLLSYWDASGRGIDFQKVVDGLQAVGYDSFFTVHQAEGIVTADDARAYAVQCKEWVDSLCS from the coding sequence ATGAAACTGTCACTTTCAGTGAGGATCGCTGAAGCTGCCTGCAAGACGAAATTAAACATCCCCTTTTCAGAAATTACTGCGATCGCTGCCGACTTGGGATATTCTGCATTGTGTATGCGTGCCAGCGTGGCAGGCGTGCATAGTTCGCAAGAAGAGTTGGAACAGGTTCGTTCTATTGTTGATCAGGCGGGGCTCGTGGTTTCCATGGTCACTGCCGACTTAAATATCCCACAAAATAACGACCAGGCGCCCGATGCTCTTAAAAATATTGAACCCAGTCTGCACGTGGCAGAAGTTCTGGGCAGCCGCATGGTTCGTATTTGTTTGAAAACCGAGGCAGATATTGTCCATGCGCAACGGGCCGCGGATCAGGCTGCGGAGCGGGGAATGCAGCTGGTGCATCAGTTTCATCCTGCTTGTCTGTTTGAAGAAGTCGAACGATCGGTTGCTGTTCTCAAGCAGATCGATCGTCCCAATGTTGGTTTGATTTATGAACCGGCAAGTCTGCTGATGTGTGGTCAGGAATACGGCGAAGCAACATTGAGACAGATACTACCCTGGCTGATGAATGTTTATGTGCAGAATCTGGTGATCACCGATGATGGTCCGGATCATCTGGAAACCTGGTGTCTGGGAGATCGCCCGTTCCAGCTGTTGTCTTATTGGGACGCGAGTGGGCGTGGGATTGATTTTCAGAAAGTGGTCGATGGACTACAGGCGGTTGGCTATGACAGCTTTTTTACCGTACATCAGGCAGAAGGCATTGTGACGGCTGATGATGCCCGCGCGTATGCGGTGCAATGTAAAGAATGGGTTGATTCACTTTGTTCATAA
- a CDS encoding sulfatase-like hydrolase/transferase, whose protein sequence is MKKAFVVSFEQLPSCMLGCYGHQWIETPNFDRLASLSVVFDQHFANDLSSQNSCPWWTGQTIPRAFGTQSNEHVATLFEHLREQGVQSTLLLESDSETGRNAITRAQETYFNQFDQVETVSGQNGFKVSEVNTPIAQLMQAALKRLPEWMECSQDQLIWIRSEGVPLLPLAPEFFSTLYLDEVLDQGESEDEPSEEAETLEDLEQFDEDFTETDSDSETDLDVEDWQELVTVVAELFTNPEEWSELEDHERQMARVVYAGYVTLLDQWFGRLLDQLLEYAETQSLLLIVTAARGGSELLGPVRQVDNWGLFEETTHVPLLIFDSENEQQGTRRQFLSQSADIPVSLLSWSGIAREKITSAGSNLLTILHDQTTLSEPVIYAASDRAIALRTAEFYYLCLREDRETLDSEESSCLDESLKTQLYQKPSDRWDVYELHTQLPEIVAQLSALLDEKRTAK, encoded by the coding sequence ATGAAAAAAGCATTCGTCGTCAGTTTTGAGCAACTTCCTTCCTGCATGTTGGGCTGTTATGGCCATCAGTGGATTGAAACTCCCAATTTCGATCGCCTGGCTTCTCTTTCTGTTGTTTTTGATCAGCATTTCGCAAATGATCTTTCATCACAAAATTCCTGCCCGTGGTGGACCGGTCAAACGATTCCCCGCGCCTTCGGAACGCAGTCGAATGAGCATGTTGCGACTCTCTTTGAGCATCTGCGGGAGCAGGGGGTTCAATCCACCTTACTATTGGAATCGGATAGTGAAACCGGGCGGAATGCGATCACCCGGGCGCAGGAAACTTATTTCAATCAGTTTGATCAGGTTGAGACGGTTTCAGGCCAGAACGGATTTAAGGTCAGTGAGGTCAACACGCCGATTGCGCAACTGATGCAAGCCGCCCTGAAGCGGCTGCCGGAATGGATGGAATGTTCCCAAGACCAACTTATCTGGATTCGGTCTGAAGGCGTTCCGCTCCTGCCACTCGCGCCCGAATTTTTCTCGACACTGTACCTGGATGAAGTCCTTGATCAGGGAGAGAGTGAAGACGAACCTTCGGAAGAAGCGGAAACCTTAGAGGATCTTGAGCAGTTCGACGAAGACTTTACAGAAACAGATTCGGATTCAGAGACAGACCTCGATGTTGAAGACTGGCAGGAACTTGTAACCGTTGTCGCAGAATTGTTTACCAATCCTGAAGAGTGGTCTGAACTGGAAGATCATGAACGACAGATGGCACGAGTCGTCTATGCCGGGTATGTCACACTGTTGGATCAATGGTTTGGACGTCTGCTGGATCAACTTTTGGAGTATGCTGAGACACAGTCACTTTTGCTGATTGTGACTGCAGCGCGAGGCGGATCTGAATTGCTGGGGCCTGTCAGGCAGGTGGATAACTGGGGATTGTTTGAAGAAACGACGCATGTCCCACTGTTGATTTTTGATTCGGAAAATGAGCAACAGGGAACGCGGCGGCAATTCCTCTCTCAGTCGGCAGATATTCCTGTTTCGCTGTTATCCTGGTCGGGTATTGCTCGCGAGAAAATTACGAGTGCAGGATCGAACTTACTGACAATACTCCATGATCAGACAACACTTTCGGAACCCGTGATTTATGCCGCCAGCGATCGCGCGATTGCATTACGGACTGCCGAATTTTATTATCTCTGTCTACGAGAAGATCGGGAAACTCTAGATTCTGAAGAATCTTCATGTTTGGATGAGTCGCTGAAAACGCAACTTTATCAAAAGCCCTCTGATCGTTGGGACGTCTATGAACTGCACACGCAACTCCCCGAAATTGTAGCGCAACTGTCTGCGTTGCTGGATGAAAAAAGAACAGCAAAATGA
- the arsC gene encoding arsenate reductase (glutaredoxin) (This arsenate reductase requires both glutathione and glutaredoxin to convert arsenate to arsenite, after which the efflux transporter formed by ArsA and ArsB can extrude the arsenite from the cell, providing resistance.), with product MKIYHNPRCSKSRQTLALIEEAGIKPEVIEYLKTPPTTEELDSILKKLKMEPGELMRKGEAIYRELKLAERELTRDEAIAIMVEHPKLIERPIVIQGRKAILGRPPENVKTLL from the coding sequence ATGAAAATCTATCATAATCCCCGTTGTAGCAAGAGCCGACAAACGCTGGCGCTGATTGAAGAAGCGGGCATCAAGCCCGAGGTGATCGAATATCTGAAGACACCTCCTACTACGGAAGAACTGGATTCCATTCTGAAAAAATTAAAGATGGAACCGGGTGAGTTAATGCGGAAAGGCGAAGCCATCTATCGCGAGTTGAAACTTGCGGAACGCGAACTGACGCGCGATGAAGCGATCGCGATCATGGTAGAACATCCAAAATTAATAGAACGTCCCATTGTCATTCAAGGCCGGAAAGCGATCCTTGGTCGGCCTCCCGAGAATGTCAAGACTCTACTTTGA
- a CDS encoding Gfo/Idh/MocA family protein yields MDVEEFLKRDVNRRQFLDRSARNAAGMAAGMAAGVVGLTSEMTQAETSPNERVVLAGIGVRGQGKFLTSSMAGFPDVRIKTICDVDESVAPAAVKSIDKGQGVAPQFVTDFRRVLDDPEIDGVVIATPDHWHALMAIMACQAGKDVYVEKPVSHNLTEGLRIVEAARKHQRVVQSGIHQRSGAHFQSAVDFVKSGKLGEVKLAKAWIIHRRKSIGKKKNTAVPAGVNYDLWLGPAANRPFNPNRFHYNWHWFWDYGTGEMGNWGVHMLDIARWGLDVDLPERISASGGKYFFDDDQETPDTQMVQYNYPGKTIVWEHRLWSTHGMEGRNAAAAFYGDKGTLIVDRGGWKVYDQKEAVTSGTSDQATTHHRNFIDCIKTRNKPTSDIEIGHTSSALCHLGNVAYRAGREIQFDPTQNRVVGNELANSLLGREYRKAWELPLL; encoded by the coding sequence GTGGACGTTGAGGAATTTCTGAAACGAGATGTGAATCGTCGCCAGTTTCTGGATCGGAGTGCGCGGAATGCGGCTGGTATGGCAGCAGGAATGGCTGCCGGTGTGGTTGGGCTAACCAGCGAAATGACTCAGGCGGAAACATCACCCAATGAACGTGTGGTTCTGGCTGGCATTGGTGTCCGGGGACAGGGAAAGTTTCTGACATCCAGTATGGCCGGTTTTCCCGATGTACGTATCAAAACGATCTGTGATGTCGATGAATCTGTCGCTCCGGCTGCGGTCAAATCGATTGACAAAGGTCAGGGGGTTGCGCCACAATTTGTCACCGACTTTCGGCGGGTTCTGGATGATCCGGAAATTGATGGGGTCGTCATCGCGACACCCGATCATTGGCATGCTCTGATGGCGATTATGGCGTGTCAGGCCGGCAAAGATGTCTACGTGGAAAAACCGGTCTCACACAATCTGACGGAAGGCCTGAGAATTGTTGAAGCCGCCAGAAAGCATCAGCGTGTGGTGCAATCCGGAATCCATCAACGAAGCGGCGCTCATTTTCAGTCAGCCGTTGATTTCGTAAAGAGTGGAAAATTGGGTGAGGTCAAACTGGCTAAAGCCTGGATTATTCACCGACGAAAATCTATCGGGAAAAAGAAAAATACAGCAGTTCCTGCAGGAGTCAATTATGATCTCTGGCTGGGTCCCGCCGCCAACCGTCCATTTAATCCAAACCGGTTTCATTATAACTGGCACTGGTTCTGGGATTATGGGACAGGTGAAATGGGAAACTGGGGCGTGCATATGCTGGATATTGCACGCTGGGGCCTTGATGTCGATTTGCCGGAGCGCATCTCTGCCTCAGGCGGAAAATATTTCTTCGACGATGATCAGGAAACTCCGGATACCCAGATGGTTCAATATAATTATCCCGGAAAGACGATTGTCTGGGAACACCGCCTCTGGAGCACGCATGGCATGGAAGGTCGCAATGCTGCAGCCGCCTTTTATGGGGATAAGGGTACATTGATTGTTGACCGGGGAGGCTGGAAGGTCTACGACCAGAAAGAGGCAGTCACTTCCGGAACCAGCGATCAGGCAACGACGCACCATCGGAACTTTATTGATTGTATCAAGACACGCAACAAGCCAACGTCTGATATCGAGATTGGCCACACTTCCAGTGCATTGTGTCACTTGGGGAATGTTGCCTACCGGGCTGGTCGAGAGATTCAATTCGACCCCACGCAAAACCGCGTGGTCGGGAATGAACTGGCAAACTCATTACTGGGACGCGAATACCGGAAAGCCTGGGAACTGCCGTTACTTTAA
- a CDS encoding type II secretion system F family protein yields MFTPTSITIFYAACGVIVLWMLYRIIRKRNQRPVEHEHERVKPEAETISLEHSVSSSVSTPPSWEKRQLFSAGDSTNQNAGHKLPPIEAGDVPAMGTDDYVFGSATPALAEMMPESDGRRLQTKKELQAAGYYQPHALQNFSAIRYLSILGTLLFFGTILLLAPERFEIPILISMLLVPILVWAVPFLFITSKASDRRSEIEQGIPDMLDMLNMCVSQGMTVPHALKKVVGELAKVYPALAQEIRIVIEQSSIGTFSQALSNFSNRIDVPEVHSFASLLIQTDQMGTNVTSALQEYSDNMRESLSQRADEKANKATFKLLFPTVLCLMPAIYIFLLGPAIVELSDFFHSGGSDSLNSTTDLFQQVGTPQ; encoded by the coding sequence ATGTTTACACCAACATCAATTACAATTTTTTATGCCGCCTGTGGTGTTATCGTTCTGTGGATGTTATATCGCATCATTCGTAAACGAAATCAACGTCCTGTCGAGCACGAACATGAACGCGTTAAACCAGAGGCTGAAACGATTTCGCTGGAACATTCTGTCTCTTCGTCAGTTTCAACTCCCCCTTCCTGGGAAAAACGACAACTATTCTCTGCAGGAGACTCAACAAATCAAAACGCGGGGCACAAATTGCCGCCGATTGAGGCTGGCGATGTTCCAGCGATGGGAACTGATGATTATGTATTCGGGTCGGCGACCCCTGCTCTGGCTGAAATGATGCCGGAGTCGGATGGCCGACGTCTACAAACCAAAAAAGAACTTCAGGCTGCCGGCTATTATCAGCCCCACGCCCTCCAGAACTTTTCGGCGATTCGCTATCTGTCGATTCTGGGAACCCTGCTCTTTTTTGGTACGATCTTACTTCTCGCCCCGGAACGCTTTGAAATCCCGATTCTGATTTCAATGCTTCTGGTCCCAATTCTCGTCTGGGCAGTTCCCTTCCTGTTTATCACCAGCAAAGCTTCAGACCGAAGAAGTGAAATCGAACAGGGGATTCCAGACATGCTGGACATGCTGAATATGTGTGTCTCGCAGGGGATGACTGTTCCGCATGCTTTAAAGAAAGTCGTTGGCGAACTGGCAAAAGTTTATCCTGCTCTCGCCCAGGAAATCCGTATCGTGATTGAGCAATCATCAATCGGAACATTTTCGCAGGCGCTGTCAAATTTCAGTAACCGGATTGATGTTCCGGAAGTGCATTCCTTTGCCTCGTTGTTGATACAGACCGATCAAATGGGAACTAATGTAACGTCGGCTTTGCAGGAATACAGTGATAATATGCGTGAAAGTCTGTCACAACGGGCAGACGAAAAAGCGAATAAAGCGACATTCAAACTGCTGTTTCCGACAGTACTCTGTCTGATGCCGGCCATTTATATATTTCTACTCGGACCGGCAATTGTAGAGCTCTCTGACTTCTTCCACTCCGGCGGAAGCGACAGTCTGAACAGCACAACAGACTTGTTCCAGCAGGTGGGTACTCCACAATAA
- a CDS encoding type II secretion system F family protein — protein sequence MATDATMNSINPADDFSEILRDRNKYAVSDSNQIGNRVNGGFDELIIHSGVDANPAVILFFCLLSAILFGGLIFVLQENFLSTSLAFMVGGMAPIGYLIYLRSRRQKRINEQLSDMIDELARAAKTGRSLTHCFINVSEKTPAPLGNELKESARRLEMGVSMKAALDGLYERTGVASLNILSMALIVHQETGGDLVKVLERLARTIRDRMLFLGRLRTATAGSRATAVLMILLPPLILGFFVLRDPTYLTTLMASSWGRGATFTAIALQVIGSLWVLRVLKTSQRT from the coding sequence ATGGCTACAGACGCCACAATGAATTCAATCAATCCTGCAGATGATTTTTCAGAAATCTTGCGGGATCGAAATAAATATGCTGTCTCTGATTCAAATCAGATCGGTAACCGTGTGAATGGGGGATTCGATGAATTGATCATCCATTCCGGAGTCGATGCGAATCCGGCCGTGATTCTATTTTTCTGCCTGCTAAGCGCGATTCTGTTCGGTGGTCTTATTTTTGTGTTACAGGAAAATTTCCTGTCCACGTCGCTGGCATTTATGGTGGGAGGAATGGCTCCCATCGGTTATCTGATTTACCTTCGCAGCCGACGCCAGAAAAGAATCAACGAACAACTCTCCGATATGATTGACGAATTGGCGCGTGCCGCCAAGACAGGACGCAGTTTGACTCACTGTTTCATCAATGTGTCAGAAAAAACGCCTGCCCCATTAGGAAACGAACTCAAAGAATCTGCCCGGCGACTGGAAATGGGTGTCTCCATGAAAGCGGCTCTGGATGGGCTTTATGAAAGGACGGGCGTTGCTAGTTTGAACATTCTTTCTATGGCGTTGATCGTGCATCAGGAAACCGGGGGAGACCTGGTGAAAGTACTCGAGCGACTGGCACGAACAATCCGTGACCGTATGTTGTTTTTGGGGCGTCTCCGCACTGCGACCGCGGGTAGCCGTGCTACTGCAGTACTGATGATTTTACTTCCCCCTTTGATTCTGGGCTTCTTCGTCTTACGTGATCCCACTTATTTAACGACCTTGATGGCATCATCATGGGGACGGGGGGCGACGTTTACCGCTATTGCATTACAAGTCATTGGATCTTTATGGGTTCTGCGAGTTTTGAAAACAAGTCAACGTACCTGA